A stretch of Argiope bruennichi chromosome 10, qqArgBrue1.1, whole genome shotgun sequence DNA encodes these proteins:
- the LOC129989192 gene encoding uncharacterized protein LOC129989192, with amino-acid sequence MKNLALASLLLVCAVGVRAGKEECRETGMKITEVLRSKVEDGSLPECGQEEAFKNVIMHYGTEEEENRITEFKERYNGATDDEKKEIKECMAELMKVGSEEVKDIPEDCQELIDIFCDELTNGS; translated from the exons atgaaaaatttggCGCTGGCGAGTCTGTTGTTGGTTTGTGCCGTTGGCGTTCGAGCTGGTAAGGAAGAATGCCGGGAGACTGGAATGAAAATAACTGAAGTACTGAGAA GTAAAGTAGAGGATGGCAGCCTTCCAGAATGTGGTCAAGAAGAAGCA ttCAAAAATGTGATAATGCACTATGGAactgaagaagaagaaaaccGAATA ACTGAATTCAAGGAACGATATAATGGAGCAACTGACGatgaaaagaaggaaataaaa GAATGTATGGCAGAATTGATGAAAGTTGGTTCTGAAGAAGTGAAAGATATACCAGAAGATTGTCAAGAGTTGATTGATATATTCTGCGATGAGTTGACAAATGGATCTTAA